TTTGTTATCTAATCAAACTAGTACATGTCAACAATATTTGGTGTTACCAAAGATTTtaaattgcattaataatttaATTCTGTAAGCTAAAAtctatattttatatataaatagaTGCTCGACTTAGATTCAATAAAAGTTTATCCGATTGTGACTTGTGAATAATaaccaagtttttttttttttttttttgaataataaCCAAGTTAAGctcaacaaaattttaaattggtTTAAACCCCATAGAAAATACCTGCAACTGATTTGTCATTTAGCAACCCGAGTTAATCTTCCCGGTTGAACCAGAAACAGTATTCCGGTTTAGCATGTCACCTCTGCTGATGGCAGCGCTGACAAAGTGAAAATGCAAAATCCCTCTATTTCGGCTGTGAAGGGTTTAAGAATTTGATCAATAAACGACATAAACTTCAAAATCTTTATCTggaaaaaccaaaaattgaccaaataatcTATCTGCAGAGGTTTCTCTAATTATACCCAAAACTTTAGTTTTCTATTAACCAGACGATGTCTTCCTTCGGCCAAGCAGCAGTTAATTTGCTGAGAAAGCTCCGGAATTCTCCTTATGCTCGCTCTACCTTTCCATTTTCAAGAAAGCCCACGAATTATTTGCCGGTTCCAGGTGATTTATGAAACTGCATTGCTCGAATTTGAATGAAACTATTAtgtgatttcttgatttttaagTTGAGCTTTCATATATTCCAACGTGAGAATTCTATTTGGTCAGATGATAAAGTTGTCATTTTTAACCATTAACTGAATAAAGGGTTATAGATGATCTCATTGCCACAGCAAAATCAGTAATAGTCTCTTGGCGGGATAAAATTTATGGAGTTGTAATATACTTGGTAGCTGAAAATTAGATAAATTTAGTTGATGATATATGTTTTAGTGCTTCCTCATTGAAGAAGGTGATTCCTTTTGTTTCCAGGAAGGCGAAAATATTTTGCTGAAAATGGTTTTGGAGATTATGGCAAGAGTGGGCAGCATAAGGAAACCTTTCAATGGATTCTTCTGTCTGGTCAAGCTGGTAGTATCATTCTTTTATGGCAGCATTTGAAAATGAGGGTTGTTATAGTCACTATATCATGTTTCTGCACGAGGGAAAATGCATATTATGAGATTTTAGATATCTTGTGCACTACatagtaatagttgacacttcACAATAACCGAGAAATGCAATGTTTGGAATTCTCTTCCATTCTATCTAACTTTGAACGTTTCTTGGTTCAAAGCACACATTTAGCCACTTTTGAGTGTACCTAGATAACAAATGGTACtgaatatttataaataatgtTCAGAAACATCGGATTCTATTTAGAAAATCTCCTGCTCAtgagttttcttttctctccttgtaCCCTTCTTCTCAGCAATATTTCTTGGGATCAATGGAACCCCAGCCTTGGCAGATGATTCTTCAATTCAGTTAAGTTCTGAAAATACAAGCGGTCCCGAGATAGCTGATTTGCACCGAGTTGAGGACGGTTCTGTGGTGTCTAACATACATACTTCTAAATGGAGAGTTTTTACAGATAATGCAAGGGACTTCTTTTTGCAGGTAAGCAATGTTCTGACTCTTTTCCCAGAGATTTATCTTTCTCTGAGTGTGCGCGTCGTGATTAGGGACTTATCTTTGTTATTTTACTGTATCCAAGGGAAAACTGGATGAAGCCGAAAAGTTGTTTCTTTCTGCATTACAAGAAGCTAAAGAGGGGTTTGGCAAGAGAGACCCACATGTTGCATCGGCATGCAACAACTTGGTAGGTTGTAGATGGAGaaatttcaaatataattcTTAGGACTCTCCATATAAATGTCTGCTTGATTTATTGTTTTGACTAGAAAAACAATTCCGTGGACAATACGTAATTGGAGGTGCCGTCAGATTGGCAAACTTCAGTCTTAACGGCTTCAATTCATCTAAATTGGTCATGGGCGTTCATTATGTTGTCATTCACAACTTATGAACAATTATGTACATTGTTTTTCTCTTGATGTTTGAACAATTACATAGATTTTTCTCTTGAAGTTTGGGTAGGAATAAGTATTACTATTGAATTGAATGTAGTGATACCTGGATATGGCTTCTCTCCAAGATGTATGAGAGTGCAATATTTGGCAAATTCTGATGCCTTGTTTTGCAGATAAAGATCTAAAATCATACTTTGAAATGTTGCTTTGGTCCAAATGCTAATTTTGTGTTTACATTATTTTAATGCACACTCCCAGTATTAAATATGGTTAACAAATATCAATAGATAtctttctctttatttttctactttagaaaaaattgaattttcatGTTATTGCAACTCTGATAATGTTGCAGGCAGAATTATATAGAGTTAAGAAGGAACTTAATAAAGCTGAACCTTTATATTTGGAAGCTATCAGTATACTTGAGGAGTCATTTGGACCTGATGACATAAGGTAGGAAATTCTCTTTTTTGTTCACTGAGTTACTACTATGTACAAAACTGCATTTGTTTGTCCTTTCTTGGTTAACTATACTTTGAACTTCACCAAGATTTTCTTTGTTTAGTAATATACCTATTTGTGTCCAATGCATGGATGACTAATGAAGCATAAACAAGTTTAAATTGCTATAACTTCTGTGATTAAGCTATTTAACTGCCTGCCTATTGCATGCATTTAGTGACATTTACATTCATGCTCATTCCTTAAAGAGAAGTAGCATGGTTTTATGTGATTTACTGGGCTACTAGTTGAGTAACTCATTTGACGCTTCACTGTACATGTCTAACCACTATATAACTGTTATACATTTGCACGGGCTTTATTATAGAGTTGGGGCTGCCCTTCACAACCTTGGCCAATTCTACCTAGTCCAGCGGAAATTGGAAAAAGCTCGTGCTTGCTATGAGGTAACTGCATGAACAAAGCACCGTAACTTTCCGGCATGTCTTCACTGCTTCTTTGTTTTCTCCTTCAGGATTCCATTTCTCCATCAGTCTAATTCTGTTCTTGTTAAGGACCAGCGTCTAGTTGTGTAATTCAATCTGGCATAGCCCCTGGTTCAAATGAACTTTAAGCTTTAATATGGCATAGTGACTGGGCCTGGCATATTTGTTTCCCTTTTAATCCGAATATAAGAGTTTAGTGCAAAAACCAATTGTATGCTTGGCTATTCTCTATAAAGCATAACATCCACAAATTAGCCGATTTTGGCTCAAAAGGACCAAAATTTTTGTACTACAGCCCAGATTTGGAAGCACAAATTTTTAACAGAAAGGCCTGAAACTGAATTTGTAATTATTCCTGGAAAATTGGATGTCAGTGTTTCTGGCAAGGAATCATGGAGCTGTTATCAATTCTATGAGATTGTTGATTAAGTTCAAGGGATACAATGGAAATACCAAAGTGAGATACTTCTGGTCCTGTGCACTTCGCCTTTGCAAATTTGCCCATAACTATATCGCTTTTGCAGTCAAAACATAGAAAGTCATGCATTTTGAGTTTCTGCATCCGACATGTTACCTTATAGACTTTGATTCTCTCCTTTCGAGTGATTTGAATTATTCAAGAAtatatatttcatttttgtgCTTAAGAAGAAGTGGTATACATCATGTGTAATAATTACTAATACTGTTTTCTGCCTTTCTCTTTCACAATTCCTTTGGCAGCGTGCTCTAAAGGTATGCTATAATCATTGAACTGGTTTCTCTCCTTTACTCTGATAAATAAAATTACTGACATCTAGTCTTATTTCCTGGATTTCTTATCTAGATAAAGAGGCGTGTTTTGGGAGAGGGCCACCCAGACCATGCTGATACAATGTATCATCTTGGAACTGTAATGCCTTAATTTTCTGCCTTACTGTTAAATCTTCCCATACTTGCTGCATTCTGGTAGCTTATGTTCTTAACCTTAACATTGTTCAGTTGCAAAAATTAGGTCTAAGGAATGATCTGATATGAAAGATACATTTAGGCTCTAATTGGCGCCTGGGTTATGATTGGCACAATAATGAAAAGCTATGATCATTAGATGCCTAAAGGCCATTAAGTTAAGTATGGCCAGTCCTGGCATATACTTTCCTAGGAGTTGTTGTTTATTTATGATTACTTTTTGCCCACAACTTCAGATTGCAGATCAGTTCAACATTTAGATATCTAATATTGTCCCTCATACTTGAATAGATTACTTTGGCAGCAATGCTTGGCTACTGCTATTGGCTGAAGTTTTTTACTCTTGAAGTTCCTTAATTTGATTCTCAGTTTGTTCAGATTTCATTTCTGTTATTTGCCAAATTAATAGGTTTTATTTGGTGATCCTCCATTAGACTTAGGGACCAGTAAATTCTCAGGAAAAAATGGTACTTTTTGCCTTTGGTAAATTTTTCAAAAGCTTTATTTGGTTATACTCTTTTAAGTGTTAATATGCCTCATGATTTTTAGAGGCGATTGATTCAGCCTTATTATTAGATCTTGAGTAACAGATACAGTTGTGACGCTACTTAATTATTGTTTTAGTGGTTAAGCAGTTGCAATAATTCATCTGGTGTTTTTActatgttttccttttttgttctAACAAGTATAAAGGATGAGAGCGCTCTATTTATTCTATTGATTCTATTATGTGGCCACTAGTGAAAAGCATTTCAAAGTCTTCAGAAATTGAGCCCTTGCATGAATTTTAGATTCACATTGGGAAGGTCAGGATTAAGTAATATGAGAGGCGAACATAATTTTCCTTCTCAGATGCTTCCAGTTGGGTGAATTCTCTTGTATGCATTAATGGGATTAAACTTTTTTCTGTTAGGACAGCTAGATTAAGGTCTTTTTGTTATGTATAATGGTTCTTTCACTGTTCTTTGTCTTATACATGTAACCTGACTTCCAGGTAATGTTTCTTGAAGGAAAAGAGAAGGATGCTGAGGCTTTGGTTCGAGATTCTGTTCGAATACTTGAGGTCCATTAATCTGTTGCAATTGCTGGTTGTTTGCTGTCAATgatttcttctcttctcttttcctCATTGGCTTTGTACATAAAATGTAGGAAGCTGGGCTAGGGGAATCATTTACATGTCTCAGGAGGCTGCAATATCTTGCTCAGGTTGTATTTCTGTACCATCTAGTTGAGGAAGGTTCTCTAAATTCATTGTCATGGAGGATGCAACCCTGATTTTGCGTCTATTATTGTTCCTATGGTGTCAGCTAcctgctctttttttttttttaattttataaatatcTTAAATCTAGATAGAAGGTCTTTCAAGGAGTTTCAGTAAATATATTCTGTTTTTGAAAATTGTTCAGTTTATTCTTAAGCTCTTGATTAGGCTGTTGATTGTGAAGACAATGACGTAAGCAGACAGAACAGATAAACATAATTATCCTAAGATTTTGCTTTAGCTTGTTACCTCAACCATTTGCTTGCCTCTGCCTAAACCATGTTCAGTTCTTCAAAGATGCTCATCTACTTTACGTGCATAATTGTATTCAGTccttcattttccttcttttatgTTGTGCATATATTCAGTTGCTTTGTGGATGTAACAGGATCCTGTATCCTGATTATCTCATGCGGAATCATTGAAAGCTCTTcaataagatttttttttttttgggtttgtaGATCTACATAATGTCCAACCAAATTGCAGAAGCTGAGAATATACGGAGAAAGATCTTACACATGATGGAAGTATCAAAGGTATTGCATGTTCCTTTTTCTGTCTTTACTACTTATTCAAACTCTAGTcaagaatctgtctcatttgGTGTTGTTTGGTTATACTTTAGCTTTTCTAGTGAAGTGGAAATGATACCCGCTGAATAGTTGTTTTTACAAATGGCTGGGATTTTCTATAGCTTTTCCCAGTTGCTGAATGGTATTCACGATGGGACGGGATGGTCATAAATAGCCTTCTGGATTATATCTCTTCATGAATGAATACAAAATTGAGGATGCATATAGAAAATCAACAACCTTGGTGTTTCAAATCAGCTGAATTGAAATGCAATCACAAAATAGGGTAGTAGCGTGGCTGATGGTTGAAGTCTCCTTCATAAGCCGATTTTTTGTGCCAACAGTGCCCACAGTATCAACGTGGACAGCTCAGATAGCTTCTTTTCGCAACTCCCTGcacactttcactttttcttcttcttttcaagAACTTGAATTTCTTCATGTTACAGTAAGTCTCTCGCTGTATATTGTCCCTTTGCTTCAAACAAGTTATTCTTATCAAGATATGGACACATTGAAATTGTCCAATGGGAAGAAACGTTTTCTCATTTTCTGTGACTGAACCCCAACAATGCTTCATTGTGTTATGTGCTCTTTCCATCAGATGTCATACCAATTGCAGCTGCTGATGTTTAGCTGCCTTCACAATCTTCGTGTTACTATTGTATTTTGGCTTTGATCTGATCTTGGTTGTATGCACTACACTCGTTTTTCTTGATATGTCTTATTGCTGCTACCTTTTTTCTGTACTTATGTATTCCATTTTTTTCTGGTCATCATGTACACGATACATGCATAACAAGTAGCCTATTTCTTAGGGTTGGGCTTCCTTGGATACTGTAATTGCTGCAGAACGCCTTGCCCTGACTCTTCAATCAGTTGTAAACTTAAAGGAAGCAGAAGAGCTCTTAGAAAGGTGAATTTCATATATCAAAGACAGAAGTTTGTCAAGTTTACTAATTCCATTTGCAAAAATGTTTAATGCATCAATTTACATGGCAGATGTCTTGATGCCAGAAAAACCTTACTTCCTGAAGACCATATTGAGGTTTGTGTCAACAAAAAACACTGACATTGTCCACCCCTGTAGTTGTCAATTTTTAGCGGTTCTTTCTAATTGAAAAGTCTGCTTATCTTGAAGGCTGGAAACATTGGAATTTCCTATAACAACGAACTTATTCCTTTAATTACCTCATGAAGCCTGATTGATTGGTTAACTTTGGCAACTATTTTATGAATCAACAAAGTTGGGTGGGAACATAGTTGCTACTGCCTAACTTATCCCagttgaaagaaaaagaagaaagaacaaGAAACATGATCTCAACTAAGATGATTAATTTGGTTCACATGCAGACTGCTGCAAATATGCTCTACATTGCTAGGGTGAAAACGCTCAAGTCTAACC
This sequence is a window from Coffea eugenioides isolate CCC68of chromosome 7, Ceug_1.0, whole genome shotgun sequence. Protein-coding genes within it:
- the LOC113778157 gene encoding kinesin light chain 3, coding for MSSFGQAAVNLLRKLRNSPYARSTFPFSRKPTNYLPVPGRRKYFAENGFGDYGKSGQHKETFQWILLSGQAAIFLGINGTPALADDSSIQLSSENTSGPEIADLHRVEDGSVVSNIHTSKWRVFTDNARDFFLQGKLDEAEKLFLSALQEAKEGFGKRDPHVASACNNLAELYRVKKELNKAEPLYLEAISILEESFGPDDIRVGAALHNLGQFYLVQRKLEKARACYERALKIKRRVLGEGHPDHADTMYHLGTVMFLEGKEKDAEALVRDSVRILEEAGLGESFTCLRRLQYLAQIYIMSNQIAEAENIRRKILHMMEVSKGWASLDTVIAAERLALTLQSVVNLKEAEELLERCLDARKTLLPEDHIETAANMLYIARVKTLKSNQLRKKNVPQAVEELERAKGLLSNSIRVARKVLVQLRKQNRNQQPRGVVRNIAKNEHSAMLILLQSLNALASLEITKLELQESMDEDRPVFEAEKILHECMSTFKEFGTETSLSSSPEVKTEYLSCLKHLLALINDNSTASVKQSRKAALEELKDEIKHVEVEISATRKRRS